From Corvus moneduloides isolate bCorMon1 chromosome 2, bCorMon1.pri, whole genome shotgun sequence, one genomic window encodes:
- the CD99 gene encoding CD99 antigen isoform X1 — MRRWRLLLFPVLLAVLVSVRGQDDFSLGDALLEGTTKKPLTTQKTPPSDSDDFDLVHALGPDDPKPPPPTNPRDTDNPKRDHPKGSDTLSDFDLLDDSLPKGGSDGSGGNGKIAERKGPTPKSGQENEASQGAIAGIVSAVAATVIGAVSSFIAYQKKKLCFKQSADEENVNMESHRGAQSEPPVQRTLLEN; from the exons ATGCGGCGCTGGAGGCTCCTTCTCTTCCCGGTGCTCCTCGCCGTCCTGGTCTCCGTCAGAG GCCAAGATGACTTCTCCTTAGGAGATGCACTTTTGGAAG GAACTACAAAGAAGCCTCTTACAACTCAGAAGACACCACCATCAGATTCAG ATGATTTTGACTTGGTCCATGCTCTTGGTCCTG ATGATCCCAAGCCACCTCCTCCTACAAATCCTAGAGACACTG ATAACCCCAAGCGAGATCACCCTAAAGGCTCTG ACACATTAAGTGATTTTGATCTATTGGACGACAGTTTACCAAAAGGAGGAAGTGATGGCAGTGGCGGCAACGGTAAGATAGCAG AACGAAAGGGCCCAACTCCAAAAAGTGGCCAAGAAAATGAGG ctTCTCAGGGAGCAATAGCTGGAATTGTAAGTGCTGTGGCTGCTACTGTGATTGGAGCAGTATCTAGTTTCATTGCTTACCAGAAGAAGAAACTCTGTTTCAAGCAAAGCG cagatgAAGAGAATGTGAATATGGAAAGCCATAGAGGAGCACAATCTGAGCCACCTG
- the CD99 gene encoding CD99 antigen isoform X2 produces the protein MRRWRLLLFPVLLAVLVSVRGQDDFSLGDALLEGTTKKPLTTQKTPPSDSDDFDLVHALGPDDPKPPPPTNPRDTDNPKRDHPKGSDTLSDFDLLDDSLPKGGSDGSGGNGKIAERKGPTPKSGQENEASQGAIAGIVSAVAATVIGAVSSFIAYQKKKLCFKQSDEENVNMESHRGAQSEPPVQRTLLEN, from the exons ATGCGGCGCTGGAGGCTCCTTCTCTTCCCGGTGCTCCTCGCCGTCCTGGTCTCCGTCAGAG GCCAAGATGACTTCTCCTTAGGAGATGCACTTTTGGAAG GAACTACAAAGAAGCCTCTTACAACTCAGAAGACACCACCATCAGATTCAG ATGATTTTGACTTGGTCCATGCTCTTGGTCCTG ATGATCCCAAGCCACCTCCTCCTACAAATCCTAGAGACACTG ATAACCCCAAGCGAGATCACCCTAAAGGCTCTG ACACATTAAGTGATTTTGATCTATTGGACGACAGTTTACCAAAAGGAGGAAGTGATGGCAGTGGCGGCAACGGTAAGATAGCAG AACGAAAGGGCCCAACTCCAAAAAGTGGCCAAGAAAATGAGG ctTCTCAGGGAGCAATAGCTGGAATTGTAAGTGCTGTGGCTGCTACTGTGATTGGAGCAGTATCTAGTTTCATTGCTTACCAGAAGAAGAAACTCTGTTTCAAGCAAAGCG atgAAGAGAATGTGAATATGGAAAGCCATAGAGGAGCACAATCTGAGCCACCTG
- the CD99 gene encoding CD99 antigen isoform X3, with amino-acid sequence MRRWRLLLFPVLLAVLVSVRGQDDFSLGDALLEGTTKKPLTTQKTPPSDSDDFDLVHALGPDDPKPPPPTNPRDTDNPKRDHPKGSDTLSDFDLLDDSLPKGGSDGSGGNERKGPTPKSGQENEASQGAIAGIVSAVAATVIGAVSSFIAYQKKKLCFKQSADEENVNMESHRGAQSEPPVQRTLLEN; translated from the exons ATGCGGCGCTGGAGGCTCCTTCTCTTCCCGGTGCTCCTCGCCGTCCTGGTCTCCGTCAGAG GCCAAGATGACTTCTCCTTAGGAGATGCACTTTTGGAAG GAACTACAAAGAAGCCTCTTACAACTCAGAAGACACCACCATCAGATTCAG ATGATTTTGACTTGGTCCATGCTCTTGGTCCTG ATGATCCCAAGCCACCTCCTCCTACAAATCCTAGAGACACTG ATAACCCCAAGCGAGATCACCCTAAAGGCTCTG ACACATTAAGTGATTTTGATCTATTGGACGACAGTTTACCAAAAGGAGGAAGTGATGGCAGTGGCGGCAACG AACGAAAGGGCCCAACTCCAAAAAGTGGCCAAGAAAATGAGG ctTCTCAGGGAGCAATAGCTGGAATTGTAAGTGCTGTGGCTGCTACTGTGATTGGAGCAGTATCTAGTTTCATTGCTTACCAGAAGAAGAAACTCTGTTTCAAGCAAAGCG cagatgAAGAGAATGTGAATATGGAAAGCCATAGAGGAGCACAATCTGAGCCACCTG
- the CD99 gene encoding CD99 antigen isoform X4: MRRWRLLLFPVLLAVLVSVRGQDDFSLGDALLEGTTKKPLTTQKTPPSDSDDFDLVHALGPDDPKPPPPTNPRDTDNPKRDHPKGSDTLSDFDLLDDSLPKGGSDGSGGNERKGPTPKSGQENEASQGAIAGIVSAVAATVIGAVSSFIAYQKKKLCFKQSDEENVNMESHRGAQSEPPVQRTLLEN, translated from the exons ATGCGGCGCTGGAGGCTCCTTCTCTTCCCGGTGCTCCTCGCCGTCCTGGTCTCCGTCAGAG GCCAAGATGACTTCTCCTTAGGAGATGCACTTTTGGAAG GAACTACAAAGAAGCCTCTTACAACTCAGAAGACACCACCATCAGATTCAG ATGATTTTGACTTGGTCCATGCTCTTGGTCCTG ATGATCCCAAGCCACCTCCTCCTACAAATCCTAGAGACACTG ATAACCCCAAGCGAGATCACCCTAAAGGCTCTG ACACATTAAGTGATTTTGATCTATTGGACGACAGTTTACCAAAAGGAGGAAGTGATGGCAGTGGCGGCAACG AACGAAAGGGCCCAACTCCAAAAAGTGGCCAAGAAAATGAGG ctTCTCAGGGAGCAATAGCTGGAATTGTAAGTGCTGTGGCTGCTACTGTGATTGGAGCAGTATCTAGTTTCATTGCTTACCAGAAGAAGAAACTCTGTTTCAAGCAAAGCG atgAAGAGAATGTGAATATGGAAAGCCATAGAGGAGCACAATCTGAGCCACCTG